Proteins encoded together in one Pantoea sp. CCBC3-3-1 window:
- the flhC gene encoding flagellar transcriptional regulator FlhC has protein sequence MTEKSIVQEARDIQLAIELITLGARLQMLESETQLSRGRLIKLYKELRGSPPPKGMLPFSTDWFMTWEQNIHSSMFCNAWQFLLKSGQSKGVEAVIKAYRLYLEQCPQQDEGPLLALTRAWTLVRFVESGMLELSDCKCCGGSFINHAHQPVGSFTCSLCQPPSRAVKRRKLIEDSADNISQLLDEQVKLAV, from the coding sequence ATGACAGAAAAAAGTATTGTTCAGGAAGCTCGCGATATTCAGCTGGCGATTGAATTAATTACGCTGGGCGCTCGTCTGCAAATGTTAGAAAGCGAAACGCAGCTGAGTCGCGGTCGCTTAATTAAGCTGTATAAAGAACTGCGCGGCAGTCCGCCGCCAAAAGGCATGCTGCCTTTTTCCACCGACTGGTTTATGACGTGGGAACAGAACATTCACTCTTCAATGTTCTGCAATGCCTGGCAGTTTTTACTCAAAAGCGGGCAGAGTAAGGGCGTGGAAGCGGTAATTAAAGCTTATCGTCTTTACCTGGAGCAGTGCCCGCAACAGGACGAAGGCCCGCTGTTGGCACTGACCCGTGCCTGGACCTTAGTCCGGTTTGTTGAGAGCGGCATGCTCGAATTATCCGACTGCAAATGCTGTGGCGGAAGCTTTATTAACCACGCTCACCAGCCGGTTGGTAGCTTTACCTGTAGCCTTTGCCAGCCGCCTTCACGAGCGGTAAAAAGACGTAAACTTATTGAAGATAGTGCCGATAACATTTCACAACTGCTGGATGAACAGGTAAAACTTGCCGTTTAA
- a CDS encoding HD-GYP domain-containing protein produces the protein MIIKIQTHELRIGMYVHKLEVFWLKHPLVHNAMLLTTQQQIDTVTESSIQEVWIDLEKGRGPDIAPAEAQAHPQQSVAKGLTGMHEEIMQAQAICLNAKGQVMSMFSDARLGKTIDTDSTLPLVDEIGGSLSRHPAALLSVVRLKTHDDYTYLHSVAVCALMVSLARQLNLDDAQTRLAGTAGLLHDVGKAGISIDILNKPGKLTAEEFDIMKQHPVFGEALLRKSGGSDAVLDVALHHHEKINGSGYPHGLKGKAISQLARMAAICDVYDAVTSNRPYKAGWNPASAMSQMASWEGHFDQKIFYAFVKAVGIYPVGSVVRLASGRIAVVVEPGQDSLLLPKVCVFYSLSASRMLRPETVDLADRYCWDSIVGPEENNVWAKMNLDLLWLKPVA, from the coding sequence ATGATCATAAAAATTCAAACACACGAGTTACGTATCGGGATGTATGTCCATAAGCTGGAAGTTTTCTGGCTGAAGCATCCGCTCGTGCATAACGCTATGCTGCTGACCACGCAACAGCAAATCGATACCGTTACAGAAAGCAGTATTCAAGAAGTCTGGATCGACCTGGAAAAAGGACGCGGGCCTGATATCGCGCCGGCAGAAGCACAAGCGCACCCCCAGCAGTCGGTGGCAAAGGGGCTGACCGGCATGCATGAAGAGATCATGCAGGCGCAGGCTATTTGCCTGAATGCCAAAGGGCAGGTCATGAGTATGTTCAGTGATGCGCGATTGGGCAAAACCATCGATACCGACAGCACGCTGCCGCTGGTGGATGAAATCGGCGGATCTCTCAGCCGGCATCCAGCGGCTTTACTTAGCGTCGTGCGCCTGAAAACGCATGATGATTATACCTATCTGCACTCAGTGGCGGTTTGCGCACTGATGGTTTCCCTGGCCCGGCAGCTTAACCTTGATGATGCGCAAACGCGCCTGGCGGGAACTGCCGGTTTGCTGCATGACGTGGGCAAAGCGGGTATCTCCATCGATATTCTCAATAAGCCGGGTAAGCTGACCGCTGAAGAATTTGACATAATGAAGCAGCACCCGGTATTCGGTGAAGCGCTGCTGCGCAAAAGCGGCGGTAGCGATGCGGTACTGGATGTAGCCCTGCACCACCATGAAAAAATCAACGGCAGCGGCTATCCGCATGGATTAAAGGGAAAGGCGATTTCCCAACTGGCCCGCATGGCCGCAATTTGCGACGTTTATGATGCTGTAACCTCAAACCGGCCGTATAAAGCTGGCTGGAACCCGGCCAGCGCGATGAGCCAGATGGCCAGTTGGGAAGGGCATTTCGATCAAAAAATTTTCTACGCTTTTGTAAAAGCGGTGGGGATATATCCGGTAGGATCGGTTGTTCGGCTGGCTTCTGGACGCATAGCGGTCGTGGTTGAACCAGGTCAGGACTCTCTGCTGTTACCAAAAGTATGCGTATTTTATTCGCTTTCGGCCAGCCGCATGCTGCGTCCTGAAACGGTCGATCTGGCCGATCGTTATTGTTGGGACAGCATTGTCGGCCCGGAAGAGAATAACGTCTGGGCAAAAATGAATCTGGACTTGCTCTGGTTAAAGCCTGTTGCCTGA
- the otsA gene encoding alpha,alpha-trehalose-phosphate synthase produces MSRLVVVSNRIAVPDGSKTSAGGLTVGIMDALKTTGGMWFGWNGEINEIGEDDEEMELFEKDSVTYASFGLNQNDYDLYYLQFSNAVIWPAFHYRLDLVNFQREAWDGYCNVNTMLAKRLLPLLKPDDVLWIHDYHLLPFAAALRKLGVNNRIGFFLHIPFPTPEIFNALPPHNELLEMMCDYDLLGFQTESDRMAFLECLSLLTQVQSNGKKHLAFGNHFATEVYPIGIEPDSIKEMAEGPLPPKMAAMKKDLGDAQNIISCERLDYSKGLPERFLAYEALLENYPEHHGKIRYSQIAPTSRGDVQAYQDIRHQLETEAGRINGKYGTLGWTPLYYLNQHFDRRLLMKIFRLTDIGLVTPLRDGMNLVAKEYVAAQDPKDPGVLVLSRFAGAANELTSALIVNPYDRDEVAAALNQALTMPLNERISRYNDMMAVLRKNDITNWRKTYLKDLQALSARSEDRAQNSKVAAFPRLA; encoded by the coding sequence ATGAGTCGCTTAGTAGTCGTATCTAATCGCATCGCTGTACCCGATGGGTCAAAGACCAGCGCTGGCGGTCTGACCGTGGGCATCATGGATGCGCTAAAAACTACCGGCGGAATGTGGTTTGGCTGGAACGGTGAAATTAACGAAATTGGTGAAGATGATGAGGAAATGGAGCTGTTTGAAAAAGACAGCGTAACCTATGCCTCTTTTGGTCTGAACCAAAATGATTACGATCTGTACTATCTGCAATTCTCCAATGCGGTGATCTGGCCAGCCTTCCATTACCGTCTCGATCTGGTCAATTTCCAGCGCGAAGCCTGGGATGGCTACTGTAACGTTAATACCATGCTGGCCAAACGCCTGCTACCGCTGCTGAAGCCTGATGATGTTCTGTGGATCCACGATTATCATCTGCTGCCTTTTGCCGCCGCGCTGCGCAAGCTGGGCGTCAATAACCGCATCGGTTTCTTCCTGCATATTCCTTTCCCAACGCCTGAAATTTTCAATGCGCTGCCGCCGCACAATGAACTGCTGGAAATGATGTGTGATTACGATCTGCTGGGCTTCCAGACGGAAAGCGATCGTATGGCTTTCCTGGAATGCCTGTCGCTGCTGACTCAGGTACAGAGCAACGGGAAAAAACATCTGGCGTTTGGCAATCATTTTGCCACCGAGGTTTATCCCATCGGCATTGAGCCGGACAGCATTAAAGAGATGGCCGAAGGGCCGCTGCCGCCAAAAATGGCGGCGATGAAGAAAGATCTCGGCGATGCCCAAAACATCATCTCCTGTGAGCGTCTCGATTACTCCAAAGGCCTGCCGGAACGTTTCCTGGCATACGAAGCGCTGCTGGAGAACTATCCGGAGCATCACGGCAAAATCCGTTATTCGCAGATTGCACCGACCTCCCGTGGCGACGTGCAGGCTTATCAGGATATTCGCCACCAGCTGGAAACAGAAGCGGGGCGCATCAACGGCAAATATGGCACGCTGGGCTGGACGCCGCTCTACTACCTCAACCAACACTTTGACCGTCGCCTGCTGATGAAAATTTTCCGCCTGACCGACATTGGGCTGGTCACACCGCTGCGCGATGGGATGAACCTGGTTGCTAAAGAATATGTCGCCGCTCAGGACCCTAAAGATCCTGGCGTACTGGTATTGTCACGCTTTGCGGGTGCCGCTAACGAGCTGACTTCCGCGCTGATTGTGAACCCTTACGATCGTGATGAAGTGGCCGCAGCATTAAATCAGGCGCTGACGATGCCATTAAATGAGCGTATCTCGCGTTACAACGACATGATGGCCGTGCTGCGTAAGAATGACATCACCAACTGGCGCAAGACCTATCTCAAGGATTTACAGGCATTATCGGCCCGAAGTGAAGATCGGGCACAGAACAGTAAAGTGGCGGCATTCCCCCGTCTGGCATAA
- the otsB gene encoding trehalose-phosphatase yields the protein MNTRNDSAPPLQHGGRYAFFFDVDGTLAAIQSRPDEVFIPKQVIANLQRLAQLSEGAVALVSGRPMSELDALAAPLHFPLAGVHGAERRDANNQIERLSLPTDVADSLSALLKEAVAKMPDTQLETKGMAFALHYRRAEHYQQAIMDLAQEMTARFPMLQLQPGKCVVELKPKGVNKGAAIQDFMQQAPFAGRTPVFIGDDLTDEAGFKTVNAMDGISIKVGEGATEAICRLPDVEGVYHWLEQSLLQLDQDEKTSLRSQGYESLSSRI from the coding sequence GTGAACACCCGGAATGATTCTGCCCCCCCGTTACAGCATGGCGGACGCTACGCATTTTTCTTTGACGTTGATGGAACGCTGGCGGCGATCCAGTCACGTCCCGATGAAGTTTTCATCCCCAAACAGGTTATCGCCAATCTGCAACGCCTGGCTCAGCTGAGCGAAGGCGCAGTTGCCCTGGTTTCCGGTCGCCCGATGAGCGAACTGGATGCGCTGGCCGCTCCCTTACACTTTCCTCTTGCTGGCGTCCACGGCGCAGAACGTCGTGACGCCAACAACCAAATTGAACGCCTCTCTTTGCCCACGGACGTGGCCGATTCGCTCTCTGCTCTGTTAAAAGAAGCCGTAGCAAAAATGCCGGATACGCAGCTGGAAACCAAAGGGATGGCTTTCGCGCTGCACTATCGCCGTGCTGAACACTATCAGCAGGCGATCATGGATCTGGCGCAGGAGATGACTGCCCGTTTTCCCATGCTTCAACTACAGCCGGGAAAATGCGTGGTGGAGTTGAAACCAAAAGGGGTTAACAAAGGAGCCGCAATCCAGGACTTTATGCAACAGGCTCCTTTTGCCGGGCGCACCCCGGTCTTTATCGGTGACGATTTGACCGACGAAGCAGGGTTTAAGACGGTCAATGCTATGGACGGTATCTCAATTAAAGTCGGTGAGGGCGCAACCGAGGCAATTTGTCGTTTGCCGGATGTGGAAGGCGTGTATCACTGGCTTGAACAATCATTATTACAACTAGATCAAGACGAAAAAACGTCATTAAGGAGTCAAGGTTATGAGTCGCTTAGTAGTCGTATCTAA
- the flhD gene encoding flagellar transcriptional regulator FlhD, whose amino-acid sequence MGTSELLKHIYDINLSYLLLAQRLINQEKASAMFRLGIDESMADALSALTLPDMVKLAETNQLVCQFRFTDSATISRLTQESRVDDLQQIHAGILLSSRLLRNVSAKNDEQPKKRAS is encoded by the coding sequence ATGGGTACATCAGAATTACTAAAACATATTTACGATATCAACTTGTCTTATTTATTACTTGCTCAACGCCTTATTAACCAGGAAAAAGCTTCTGCCATGTTTCGTCTGGGTATTGATGAATCAATGGCTGACGCCCTATCTGCGCTGACGCTGCCTGATATGGTTAAGCTGGCCGAGACAAATCAGCTGGTGTGCCAGTTTCGTTTCACCGACAGTGCGACAATTAGCCGCTTAACTCAGGAATCGCGTGTGGATGATTTACAGCAAATCCATGCCGGTATTCTGTTATCCAGCCGCTTATTACGTAACGTGTCTGCGAAAAACGACGAGCAACCGAAAAAGAGGGCGAGTTAA
- the motA gene encoding flagellar motor stator protein MotA: protein MLVILGYILVLGSVLGGYAMVGGHLGALYQPSELIIIGGAGIGAFLVGNNGKAIKATMKALPLLMRGSKYNKAVYMDLMALLYRLMAKSRQQGMLSLESDIESPQESEIFANYPRIVADKRLVDFITDYLRLMVSGNMNAFEIEALMDEEIETYEHECEVPAAALGAVGDSLPAFGIVAAVMGVVHTLASADRPPAELGELIAHAMVGTFLGILLAYGFISPLSSVLRQKCAESTKMMQCIKVTLLSSLNGYAPQIAVEFGRKTLYSTERPSFSELEEHVRNAKSPAKGQDA from the coding sequence GTGTTAGTTATTTTGGGGTATATCCTGGTTCTCGGGTCGGTGTTGGGTGGCTACGCAATGGTAGGCGGCCACCTTGGCGCTCTCTATCAACCTTCTGAACTGATCATTATCGGTGGGGCGGGCATTGGTGCGTTTCTGGTGGGGAATAATGGCAAAGCCATTAAAGCCACGATGAAAGCACTGCCGTTATTAATGCGCGGTTCAAAATACAATAAAGCAGTTTATATGGATCTGATGGCGCTGCTTTATCGCCTGATGGCCAAATCACGTCAGCAGGGCATGCTTTCTCTGGAAAGCGATATTGAAAGTCCGCAGGAAAGTGAAATTTTTGCTAATTACCCGCGCATTGTTGCCGATAAAAGATTAGTGGACTTCATTACCGATTATTTACGCCTGATGGTCAGCGGCAACATGAACGCATTTGAAATTGAAGCGTTGATGGATGAAGAGATCGAAACCTACGAACACGAATGCGAAGTGCCGGCAGCGGCGCTGGGTGCAGTAGGGGACTCTCTGCCCGCTTTCGGTATTGTGGCAGCGGTAATGGGCGTGGTTCACACCCTGGCTTCGGCAGATCGTCCACCGGCGGAACTGGGCGAACTGATCGCGCATGCCATGGTGGGAACTTTCCTGGGGATTTTGCTGGCTTACGGCTTTATCTCTCCGCTGTCCAGCGTACTGCGTCAAAAATGTGCTGAAAGCACCAAGATGATGCAGTGCATTAAAGTGACGTTGCTTTCCAGTCTGAACGGGTATGCACCACAGATCGCCGTCGAGTTTGGCCGTAAAACGCTGTACTCCACCGAGCGACCGTCGTTCAGCGAGCTGGAAGAGCATGTTCGTAACGCGAAATCACCAGCGAAAGGTCAGGACGCATGA
- a CDS encoding manganese catalase family protein, whose product MFRHVKQLQYTVRVAAPNPGLANLLLEQFGGPQGELAAACRYFTQGLADEDAGRKDMLMDIATEELSHLEIIGTMVGMLNKGAKGDLAEGTEEEGELYRSITGKGNDSHLTSLLYGGGPALTNSGGVPWTAAYIDTIGEVTADLRSNIAAEARAKILYERLINMTDDPGVKDALGFLMTREVAHQMSFEKALYSIRNNFPPGKLPPIEKYANVYYNMSEGGEVRGSWNSDENFTYVADPQPAVDGGDGLASIGLPEEQKANLDSLALRTASDPSLNPVTGTDLGSVPPIEIEKNKPKS is encoded by the coding sequence ATGTTCAGACACGTAAAACAACTGCAATATACCGTTCGCGTCGCGGCCCCAAATCCGGGATTAGCTAATCTGCTTCTGGAACAGTTTGGTGGGCCTCAAGGAGAACTTGCCGCCGCCTGTCGCTATTTTACGCAGGGACTGGCCGATGAAGATGCCGGCCGCAAAGATATGCTGATGGACATCGCGACTGAGGAGTTGAGCCACCTCGAAATCATCGGCACGATGGTAGGGATGCTCAATAAAGGCGCAAAAGGCGATCTGGCCGAAGGTACTGAGGAAGAGGGTGAGCTGTACCGCTCTATCACCGGTAAAGGGAATGACAGCCATCTGACTTCGCTGCTGTATGGTGGCGGTCCGGCACTGACTAACTCTGGTGGCGTGCCGTGGACGGCGGCCTATATTGATACTATTGGCGAAGTGACTGCCGATTTACGTTCAAACATCGCCGCTGAAGCCCGCGCCAAAATTTTGTATGAGCGCCTGATTAATATGACTGATGATCCGGGTGTTAAGGATGCGCTGGGCTTTTTGATGACGCGTGAAGTCGCGCACCAGATGTCGTTTGAGAAAGCGCTGTATTCTATCCGTAATAACTTCCCGCCGGGCAAACTGCCGCCAATCGAGAAGTACGCCAACGTCTATTACAACATGTCAGAAGGCGGGGAAGTACGCGGCAGCTGGAATTCTGACGAGAACTTTACCTATGTCGCCGATCCGCAACCTGCGGTAGATGGCGGAGACGGTCTGGCAAGCATCGGCCTGCCGGAAGAGCAGAAAGCGAATCTGGATAGCCTGGCTTTAAGAACCGCTTCCGACCCGAGTCTGAACCCGGTCACCGGAACCGATTTAGGCTCAGTGCCACCGATTGAAATTGAAAAGAACAAGCCGAAAAGCTGA
- the ycgZ gene encoding regulatory protein YcgZ translates to MRQNSFNPKTESDVSLYFSVSDRAVPSHQETMGEVVMEILKSGMTVNRQSICARLLSRMSNDKHSHLEQHHHELIAMLFGRES, encoded by the coding sequence ATGCGTCAGAACAGTTTCAATCCAAAAACAGAGAGCGATGTTTCCCTCTATTTTAGCGTATCTGATCGGGCTGTCCCTTCACATCAGGAAACAATGGGTGAAGTGGTGATGGAGATTTTGAAATCGGGTATGACGGTAAACCGACAGTCGATCTGCGCCAGATTACTGAGCCGAATGTCAAACGATAAACATTCCCATCTTGAACAACACCATCATGAACTGATTGCTATGCTGTTTGGACGTGAGTCATAA